In Pyrus communis chromosome 8, drPyrComm1.1, whole genome shotgun sequence, one genomic interval encodes:
- the LOC137743616 gene encoding uncharacterized protein has translation MASGLANRALTDRTGGLWRLTSSFLRSFSTASQNPTSAAASPSSASKKPKRKKKKNLFEVAQFLPSWGLGYQMAKTHWVGVSYQITKINLYKDGRHGKAWGIVHKEGLPAADAPKKISGVHKCGWRYIPNSKTEIVPSTTNPTESAPAAEVQAT, from the exons ATGGCGAGCGGTCTTGCAAACAGAGCATTAACGGATCGAACCGGAGGCCTCTGGAGGCTCACATCGAGCTTCCTCAGAAGCTTTAGCACTGCTTCCCAAAACCCAACTTCCGCCGCCGCTTCTCCTTCTTCGGCTTCAAAGAAACCCaagcggaagaagaagaagaacctgtTCGAGGTGGCCCAGTTTCTTCCCAGCTGGGGATTGGGGTACCAAATGGCTAAGACCCACTGGGTCGGCGTCTCTTACCAGATTACCAAAATCAATCTTTACAAG gATGGTAGACATGGCAAGGCATGGGGAATCGTTCATAAGGAAG GCTTGCCAGCTGCAGATGCCCCCAAGAAAATAAGTGGAGTCCACAAGTGTGGTTGGAGATACATTCCCAACTCAAAGACTGAAATTGTTCCAAGTACGACTAATCCTACAGAAAGTGCTCCAGCAGCTGAAGTTCAAGCAACTTGA